From the genome of Candidatus Obscuribacterales bacterium:
ACCGCCCCTCTGGTGCTACGTTGACCAAGCCCTTGAGCAACTCCCCCCCACGCGGCGCTTAATTGTCTTGCTCAGCCACACCTTTCACTGGAGCGATACCCGTATCTCCGCCTACCTGCAGGCCGAAGGAGATATGCTCACCCCCACTACCGTGCGCGCCGAATTTCAAAAAGGCTGCCAGCAGCTTGAAGACTTGCTGCCAGCGGATATTCGCACCATTTACCTCGACGGCGGCACCGCCCGGCTCAAGGATGCCCTCGACGCTAGCTCCGCCGCCGCCGACCTACAGGTTGAATAGTGGCTCCAGCCGGTTGTATGAGGATTGCACGAGGCGATCGCAGCCCCATCTCCGTTGCCCCCAACCCCTAAGCCATCCGGGAAAGCGCTACCGATTGCAGCAAGGGTGATAATCTAATTCAGTACATATCGGTTCCCACTCACCATTGCCGCAGTCGTTGATGACGTCATGGCCATCACCCTGGGGCATGAGTTGAGGTTGTGTAGAACAGGACACATCCGTGAAGTATTTCTTTTTGTCTGATGGCTGGGTTATTGGTCGAGTCTGGGGGATTGGCGGGCTGTGGGACGAGCTGGCCTGGCGGCGCAATCCTGAAATTCATCGCATGAACCTCTATCTGGTGGAGCAGGGCGAAACCCTCTGGCTCTACCGGGTTGAGGATGCGGTGGTGATGGTGGAAGTGAAGCCGGGTGCATTGAACTCGCCGGGAGCTATTGGGCAGGTTGTGCTCAAGCGCTTGATTACGGCGGAACAGGTGCTAGAACGGCTCTGCTCTGCCGATGCCATGACCAGTCTATCGGCGACGGCGGCCAACCAGCCCAAGCTTAGCTAGGGGATCTGCGATCGCTCCCCCAGACTTCATCATCCCAATCTAGGCTTCATCAAAATGCTGAAACCCTTGCCGTAGGGAAAGATAGGATGCATCACCGGGGCTAGACTTGTCCGACGGGGAGCAATCGCCCACCACCAAATCAAGTGCTGGCGTCGTATAGCCAATGATGGCTGCGCCGGGGCTCTGGGCAACCAAGGCCAAGGCGGTTGCTTCCGGCAGACACAACACCAGCTCAAAATCTTCTCCACCATAGAGCGTCCAGTTTAGGGCCTGCTCTGCAGATCGCCACGGGGTCAACTCCGGCGGTGTCGGCAGGCGCGATCGCTCCAGGATGGCACCCACGCCACTGGACTGACAGATTTGCAGCACCGCATCGGCTAGACCGTCACTGCTATCCATGGCAGCGATCGGCCGATCGAGCTGCCAGGCTCCGACGGCCTCCAGCAATGGCAAGATATCCAGCCGAGGCCGAGGCCGCTGGTGGGCTTGGATCAACCGATGTTGCTGGCTCACAGACAGCGGACAGGGATCGTCAGGAGACAGCAAGCGCTCCAGCCCAGCCCGGGAAGCGCCATGCTCCCCCGTCACCACAATGGCATCCCCCACCTGAGCCGCCGATCGCCGCAGCACCCGCTGGGGATGCACCTGACCCAAAGCCGTGACCCCCAAGGTCACCACGGGCGATCGACAAATATCGCCGCCCACAATCGCCGTTCCATAGGCAGCAGCACAGGCAGCCATCCCCTGGTACAGCGCTTCCACCCAAGCCACCGGCACCGTCCCCGGCAGACTCAGGCCAATGGTCAACCCCACCGGTCTAGCACCCATGGCGGCCAGGTCAGATAGATTGGCAGCGATCGCCCGCCAGCCCACATCCGTCGGTGACGTGGTCTGCTGGGGCAGGGCTAGCCCCAAACTGAAGTGAACGCCATCCACCAACACATCGGTGGTGACCACCAAGTCCTGATCCGGCGGGAGAGAAAGCACGGCAGCATCATCCCCCACCATCTCCGGCGGACAGTAGCTCTGCAAACGGCGTAGAAGACCCTGCTCGCCAATCTCTCGCACAACTAACTCAGACTTAGACTTAGAACCAAACTCAGGCACCATGGGGGTTGCACTCACACAATGAACTAGCCAGGCTCATCCAGCGATCGCCCCAGCCCAGAGACCTAATGTATCCTAACGGCAGGATGATCGGTCAACACCGGCAGGGGAGAGGGCTGTCCCTCTTCGGTGGAGTGCAGCAGCAGGGCAAAGGCTCCGGCACCTAAGCCATCCTGGGGAAACATGCGATAGCAGGGGCGATCGCTGAGGGTGGATTGGTAGGCCGCCAGATGGGGCACGGTCACCGCGGCAAATTGAGGAAACCGCTGGAGAAACCAGTCGCCCACCTGCTCGTTTTCCTCCGGTGAATAGGCACAGGTCATATAGACCAGGTACCCCCCTGGAGCCACCACCTGAGCCGCATTGGCCAAGATGCGTTTTTGGCGGTTGGCATTTTTATTAATGGTCACCGGATGGAAACAACCCGGTGCTTTGCTGCCCTTGGCCAACAGCGACTGTCCTGAGCAGGGCGCATCCACGATCACCACATCGGCGGCGTGAGGCATCAGGTCTGCCAAAACCTGGGGATCGACACTGAGGCTGAGAGCCGGCGAGATGCGGCAGCGCTTCAGGTTTGACCGCAGGGCCCGCACCCGTTTGCCGATGGTTTCATTGGCAATCAACAGCTTGGGCTGCAGCGATCGCCAAGCAAACACACTCTTGCCCCCCGGCGATGCACAAACATCCACCACCAGCGGATCCGGTGGGGCGATCGCTCCCAGAACCGAGGCGGCAAACACGGACGAAAAATCCAGACAATAGCCATAGCCAGCCTCATGCAGCGGATGTTTACCCGGCTGTTCATGGAGGGCAAGGCGATCGACAAACTCGGGCTGCCAGGGCAGGGGGGGCAACGTCGCAAACGGTCGCTCTGGCGGCTCATGACACCAGAGAAAACAAGGATGAAACGGCTGGGGCTGAGTCAACGCTGCCACAAAAGCCGCTTGCTCATCCAGATCGCGGCAGATCCGCCGACTGAGTTTCAACAATAAATTAGAAGGCGAAGACATGGACAACCTAAAGCAGCGGCTGAAGTCGGGCTAGCCAAGCAGACGGATCCTCCACCGTGAGAATCAGCCGCTTGTAGTAGTCCTGGGACGTCAGATCCAGGGTTAGAACGCGATCGCGTTGGGTGATGTACCAAAACTCGCGTCCCTGCTCAGTGTAGAACGTGCCCGCCACCAGCCAGGGCAAACCGGTTCCCGGCGCACGCAGTACCCGCCAACTGAGGGGCGGCATTGTGCTGCTCACCGATTGAATGTGGGCGCGAGGGATGTCAATGCGAGCCCCAAGGTGAAACGCCCAAAAGCGTTCCATAGGCTCTAGCTCAACCGAGAAAGTATCTGCCGTAAGGGTGAGGTTCATGGTGGCAACTATCCAGCAGTTCAATCAGGATAACGCGGGGGGCGATCGCCCTGGAAGCCGTTGGCTAACCCATGGTCAGGTGTCGTTGGGCAACGCCGGCCGCGAGGCGACCCGTTTCCACGGCACCATTCATATAGCCATAATAAGCGTCACTGAGATGTTCGCCCGCAAAGATTAGATTACCAAAAGCAACCTGCTGCCGTTCCTCAGGATCATCCGAGTCAACGTAGAGAAACCGGCTAAACTCTGTATATTGCCCTGGTCGGAAGGTGCTGTATCCGCCCTTGACCAAAGCGTCGTTGTACCAATAGGTGCGAATGGCGCGATCGCCCTGGGCATCCGGCAGATCCGGCAGATAGGACGCCATGCGTTCTACAAAGCGCTGGGCTAAAATTTGTGGACCCACCGCTCTCGTTTCCTCTACCTCCTGTCCACCCATAAAGAACGTGATTGCTCCATCCGAGCGTTGGGATTGCCGCTGGGTGGCATCCCAGGCTGACACAAACCCTAGATCAGTCCAAGCCGTACCAGCAAAACCCTCTGCCTGTCGCCACACGCGATCCGTCACGCCCACAATCAGCTTTTCATTCAGGCCAAGCTGGGCCTGGTTCATAAATCGCCGAAACCGAGCTGGAAGATTCACATTCAGCTCCACATCCCGCAGCACCGGGAAGGGAATCGCCACAATTACCACCTGAGCTTCCACCTCCGTAGCATCGGCGAAGGTAAGGCGGTATTGATCGCCCACACTTCGTAGCTGCACCAAGCGTTTCTGGAGCTGAATCTGTCCCGGCAGGCGATCGCGTAAGGCCGTAATGATCCGATCGCTACCGCCCTCCACCGTATAGGCTTCATCGCTGGTGCTCAGGAGTTCTAGTTGATCATCATCAGTGATCAAGGGCAGGTTAAAGATCAACTGCAGCATGGAGGACTCCTCCGGCTCCACGCCATATTCACTGCGAATGGTGGCGGCCAGCAAATTGTAGATGACTGGTTCTGGGAGGCGATCGCGATGGCGTTCACAATAGTCTGCCACCGATAGACGATCAAGGATGGGGGCATAGCGATCCCAAGCCTCATCGAGACGATTGGCATCTTCTAGCAACTGTGCCGCCATGGGACGAAAGGCCTCCACCAGAGTTTCCTCCGTCCAGGCTGTGCCCTCAAAATAGTAAGCAGACTCCGGCCAAGCAGACTGGGTCAGTTCGTCTAAGCGACTGTAGAGCGTCAACCCCAGGTCATCCACCAAGGCCAGCAGATCAGCATGATCGGTGTTGATCAACTCAGCCCCTAACTCAACCGTGAGATTGGGGCCTACCGCGTGGGTCACCGATCGCACCCTCCCTCCCGGTCGAGACTTGGCCTCATACACCGTCGCCAGAATGCCCGCCTTTTGCAAGTGGTAGGCCGCCGTCAGCCCCGCCAAACCACCGCCAATGATCGCCACCGTGGGCGGAGTATCGCCCCACACAGCCTGCACCCTAGGCCAAACCGTTGCCGCGATCGCCCCACCCCCAGCTAGGGCAGCATAGTTGAGAAAGCGCCGCCGACCGAAACGAGGCGATCGCCGCCCAGAACCATGATCCCCATTGGCAGCACAAGCTTGACGAAAAATCCGCACAAAAGAACGATAGAGAGGAGAGCGAGCCATAAAAGTTGTCGTTAAAAGGGATACAATACAACCGCGATCTAGAAGATGGACACTCACCCCTCTCGATCCTCACCATGAAGACCCGAGAGTAAGGCAAGGGTGCCGCACCTCTTTATCTCTTACAACAGCTAAAGCCAACACCAGCACAGGATACTGTCCGGCTCAAGAGCTCCATGATCTGTCCCTCACCCTAACTGCCTTCCAAGCCTGGGAGACAGCACTAGATATCGGCTCTTCTTAACCCCTGATTTGGAGATTGAGGGGTTAGGGGCTTCGGCGTCAGCTCAGCCGAGCACTGGATGTCTACAGTCTCGATGTGCGACCTGCAGGCGGGCACCCATGCTAACCATCTCTAGCCCGCGTTAACCTTATCTAGGTGAGGGCGATCGCCCCTAACCAACTCGATGCAATACCAATCTTACAGTATCGCTTATCGGTTCACCTCAGCCATTGTTATCTAGCTTTATCACCTAGTTTCTTACACCCGTCTTGACACCCAAGAGGTACCGAGGCATCCCCAGGCACAAACACTCACCGCCGACAGCACCGGTCTACCAACATCAGCCATGACGATCACAGCGGCCCGATCATGTTTGCCTTCGCTGTCCATTAGAAAACTATGCCATCGCTACGCCTCACAAAAATTCAACG
Proteins encoded in this window:
- the thiL gene encoding thiamine-phosphate kinase is translated as MVPEFGSKSKSELVVREIGEQGLLRRLQSYCPPEMVGDDAAVLSLPPDQDLVVTTDVLVDGVHFSLGLALPQQTTSPTDVGWRAIAANLSDLAAMGARPVGLTIGLSLPGTVPVAWVEALYQGMAACAAAYGTAIVGGDICRSPVVTLGVTALGQVHPQRVLRRSAAQVGDAIVVTGEHGASRAGLERLLSPDDPCPLSVSQQHRLIQAHQRPRPRLDILPLLEAVGAWQLDRPIAAMDSSDGLADAVLQICQSSGVGAILERSRLPTPPELTPWRSAEQALNWTLYGGEDFELVLCLPEATALALVAQSPGAAIIGYTTPALDLVVGDCSPSDKSSPGDASYLSLRQGFQHFDEA
- a CDS encoding NAD(P)/FAD-dependent oxidoreductase; amino-acid sequence: MARSPLYRSFVRIFRQACAANGDHGSGRRSPRFGRRRFLNYAALAGGGAIAATVWPRVQAVWGDTPPTVAIIGGGLAGLTAAYHLQKAGILATVYEAKSRPGGRVRSVTHAVGPNLTVELGAELINTDHADLLALVDDLGLTLYSRLDELTQSAWPESAYYFEGTAWTEETLVEAFRPMAAQLLEDANRLDEAWDRYAPILDRLSVADYCERHRDRLPEPVIYNLLAATIRSEYGVEPEESSMLQLIFNLPLITDDDQLELLSTSDEAYTVEGGSDRIITALRDRLPGQIQLQKRLVQLRSVGDQYRLTFADATEVEAQVVIVAIPFPVLRDVELNVNLPARFRRFMNQAQLGLNEKLIVGVTDRVWRQAEGFAGTAWTDLGFVSAWDATQRQSQRSDGAITFFMGGQEVEETRAVGPQILAQRFVERMASYLPDLPDAQGDRAIRTYWYNDALVKGGYSTFRPGQYTEFSRFLYVDSDDPEERQQVAFGNLIFAGEHLSDAYYGYMNGAVETGRLAAGVAQRHLTMG